CTGGGCCGCGACATCATCCTGATCCGCGGGATCGAGCCGAACATCCGGTGGCGCCAGTTCTGCGCGGAGCTGTTGGCGGCCGTGGACGAGCTGGGCGGCGCGCTGGTCGTCACCCTGGGCGCGCTGCTCGCCGACACCCCCCACACCCGCCCGATCCCCGTGACCGGCACCGCCACCGAGCCCGAGCTGGTCGACCGGCTCAAGCTGGAGCAGTCGACGTACGAGGGACCCACCGGGATCGTGGGCGTCTTCCAGGACGCCTGTGTGCGCGTGGACATGCCCGCGGTGTCGTACTGGGCGGCGGTCCCGCACTACGTCGCGCAACCGCCGTGCCCCAAAGCCACCCTCGCACTGATCGGGCAGATCGAGGACCTGCTGGAGGTCTCCATCCCGCTCGGCGACCTGCCCGAGGACGCCCGCGCCTGGGAGCGCGGTGTGGACGAGCTCGCCGAGGACGACGAGGACGTGGCCGACTACGTGCGCGCCCTCGAGGAGACCCGCGACACCACCGACCTGCCGGAGGCCTCCGGCGAGGCCATCGCCCGCGAGTTCGAGCGATATCTCAAACGTCGCCAGGGCGACGACTGAGGTCAGCCGCCCCCAGGGCTGCGGCGCCAGGAGCTTGCCGTTTGGTCACCAACGACAGTCCTGGAACGTTCCAAGACTGACGTTGGTGACCAAACGACAGCGGCGACCCCGAACACTGGGGTCAGCGCCCCGCCAGGCACCTGAGCGCCCGCGGTGCCAGCTTTCAGAGCGAGAGGCCGAGGGCGGCGTCGAGCACCTGGTGCACCGCGAGGGCGGCGTGCGGGTCGGAGGTGTCTGCCAGCCCGTCGGTGCCCAGCGTGGCCCGGGCCCAGTCGTCGACGAGCCGAACGGCGCGGGCGGCGTCGAGGTCGTCGGCGCAGGCGGCGAGCACCCCCTCCACCACCGGTGCGGCCGCGGCGCCGGCGCCCAGGGACAGTGCGCGGCGCCAGGTGGCGAGGGTGTCGACGCTGGCCAGCAGGTCGGCGTCGGTCCACTCCCAGTCGGAGCGGTAGTGGTGGCGCAGCAGCGTGAGGCGGATGGCCATCGGGTCCACGTCGGCGTGGCGCAGCGCGGAGACGAAGACCAGGTTGCCCTTCGACTTCGACATCTTCTCGCCGTCGTAGGCGACCATCCCGGCGTGGACGTAGACCTGAGCGAAGGCGGTGCCGGGCTCTGCGACCTGCGCGTGGCCGGCGCACATCTCGTGGTGCGGGAAGACCAGGTCGCTGCCACCGGCCTGGACGTCGAAGGCGCCGCCGAGGTAGGTCATCGCGATCGCGCTGCACTCGATGTGCCAGCCGGGGCGACCGGGGCCGAACGGGCTGGGCCACGACGGCTCGCCGGGTCGTTC
This Nocardioides dokdonensis FR1436 DNA region includes the following protein-coding sequences:
- a CDS encoding PAC2 family protein gives rise to the protein MIEIEDAPDLVDPIVIAAFEGWNDAADAASSVVDHLMSAWGARVVGAVDPEEFYDFQVNRPVVGGDALGHRRLTWPTTQIAVASPPGLGRDIILIRGIEPNIRWRQFCAELLAAVDELGGALVVTLGALLADTPHTRPIPVTGTATEPELVDRLKLEQSTYEGPTGIVGVFQDACVRVDMPAVSYWAAVPHYVAQPPCPKATLALIGQIEDLLEVSIPLGDLPEDARAWERGVDELAEDDEDVADYVRALEETRDTTDLPEASGEAIAREFERYLKRRQGDD
- the mshC gene encoding cysteine--1-D-myo-inosityl 2-amino-2-deoxy-alpha-D-glucopyranoside ligase — its product is MRAWSAPEMPTLPVTGPAVSLHDTPSGERRTLSPDGTARLYACGITPYDATHMGHAATYVGVDLLYRAWRNAGLEVAYVQNVTDVDDPLLERATKVGIDWVALAERETELFRQDMQALRVLPPRDYIGAVESIPLVIDLIERLQATGSVYAVDDDLYFSVHADPAFGQESRMDRETMLQIFPERGGDPDRPGKKDPLDCLVWLSERPGEPSWPSPFGPGRPGWHIECSAIAMTYLGGAFDVQAGGSDLVFPHHEMCAGHAQVAEPGTAFAQVYVHAGMVAYDGEKMSKSKGNLVFVSALRHADVDPMAIRLTLLRHHYRSDWEWTDADLLASVDTLATWRRALSLGAGAAAAPVVEGVLAACADDLDAARAVRLVDDWARATLGTDGLADTSDPHAALAVHQVLDAALGLSL